Part of the Propionimicrobium sp. PCR01-08-3 genome, GTTGCCGTCGAGATCGGGACGCATCGCGTCCATCTGTTCGGCTTCGGCGAGTTCGTCGATGCGGAACTCGAGTTCGTCGTAGGCGCGCCGCAGCCGCTCGGCCTTGCGCACATTGCGGGTCGTGCAATCCGACCGGGTCAAGATGTGCAGCCGCTCCAGCTGGTCTCCGGCGTCGCGCACATAGCGGCGGACCGCAGCGTCCGTCCAACCGCTGGACGCCCCGCCCGACGATCCTTCGGAGTAGCCGTGGAAGCGCAGATGCAAGGCGATCAGGTCGCCGACCGCGTTGATGATCTCCTTGGAGTAGCGCAGCGCCTTGAGGCGTTTGCGGGCCATCTTGGCGCCCACGACGTCGTGGTGGTGGAAGGTGACCTTGCTGCCCTCCAGCCCACGGGTCGCGGGCTTGCCGATGTCGTGCAGCAACGCCGCCAGCCGGACGATCAGGTCGGGCCGGTGGTCGGGGTTCGGGTGGCCGTCCACATAGTCGCGGGACTTCTCCAAGGCGATCGCCTGGTCGAGGACGGTCAGCGAGTGCTCGTAAACATCCTTGTGGCGCATGTGTTCGTCGCGTTCCAGCCGCATTGCCGGAAGCTCGGGCAGCACGATATCGGCGAGCCCGGTGGCGACCAGCAGGTCGAGACCGGGCCGCGGAGTGTCGGTGAGCAGCAGCTTGCTCAGCTCGTCGCGGACCCGTTCGGCGCTGATGATGCGGATGCGTTCGGCCATCTCGGTCATCGCCTGCCTGGTGACCGGAGCTACCTCGAAGCACAACTGTGAACTGAAGCGGGCGGCGCGCATCATGCGCAGCGGGTCGTCGCCGAAGCTGATCTCGGGGGCTGCCGGGGTGCGCAAGGTGCGGGCCTCGAGGTCGTCCATGCCATGGTACGGGTCGACGAAACGCCAGTCGGCGAGATTGCCGGAGCTCACATCGAGCGCCATCGCGTTCACCGTGAAGTCGCGGCGCATCAGGTCGTCCTCGACCGTCTTGCCGAAGATGACATCGGGCTTGCGGGAGGTGCTGCGATACGAATCGGTGCGGAAGGTGGTGATCTCGATCAGCCAGTCATGGCCGTCGTGGGTCTTCTGCGCACTGATGGTGCCGAAGTCACGGCCGACATCCCACACGGTGTCGGTGAACAAGTTGAGAATGCGCTGGGTCTCGTCAGGTCGTGCGGAGGTGGTGAAGTCGAGGTCGTGGCCCGGCACACCGAGCAGCGCATCGCGCACCGATCCGCCCACCAGGTACAGCTGCTGACCCGCTTCGGCGAACAGCCGGCCGAGTTCACCGATCACGGGGCCGGCCGAAAGAAGGGACGCCAAAGCGGTCTGCTGGGCATGGCTGACATTCGACATTTGGCTCAGTTTAGCCCTTGGCAGCCGGGCGAGCACGGGACGGGGCATCGGAAGCTACGCTCTCCGGGTCCTGGTATCGATGACGCTAATTGTCAAGTATTTGGGCCAGTGAATTGCTGGATGAGGGTTTCGTAGTCTCGTCCGCCGTAGTAGACACCGAAGATCTCGACAGTGGTTTCTGTGACTATGAATGCAATGATGACGCGCCGTCGGAAGCCAATTGTCCGCAGCCCGGGCAGCAGATCATCTCGGGCGTTCCCGCGGTAAGGAAAATCCGTGAGACCGTCACAGAACCCGGAAATCGCTAACACGAAATGCTCTGCTACTTCCGACGAGCGGCTCTGATCGGCAATCCAGACGAAAATGTCATCCAGATGTTGTTGTGCTTGACGTGAGTAGACGACCCGGTATCTCATGTCAAATGCTCGGAGTCGTACTTTGCTCGCAAAGTTAGAAGGTGGGCGCGCATATCCTCTGAGCTGATCCACCTTGACGGATCGGCCCGCATCTCTTGGACCGATGCGACGACCTCGGTGCGCAACCACTGTTCGACCGCAGCATCGCGATCCAACAATTCTTGAAGCCCCTCCTGCAAGACTTCGCTTTCGTTTGCGTACTCCCCAGACGCCACACGTTGCTTGACGGCATCAGCGAGGTCGCCCGGCAGGGTGATATTGAGTTGCTGT contains:
- a CDS encoding CCA tRNA nucleotidyltransferase — its product is MSNVSHAQQTALASLLSAGPVIGELGRLFAEAGQQLYLVGGSVRDALLGVPGHDLDFTTSARPDETQRILNLFTDTVWDVGRDFGTISAQKTHDGHDWLIEITTFRTDSYRSTSRKPDVIFGKTVEDDLMRRDFTVNAMALDVSSGNLADWRFVDPYHGMDDLEARTLRTPAAPEISFGDDPLRMMRAARFSSQLCFEVAPVTRQAMTEMAERIRIISAERVRDELSKLLLTDTPRPGLDLLVATGLADIVLPELPAMRLERDEHMRHKDVYEHSLTVLDQAIALEKSRDYVDGHPNPDHRPDLIVRLAALLHDIGKPATRGLEGSKVTFHHHDVVGAKMARKRLKALRYSKEIINAVGDLIALHLRFHGYSEGSSGGASSGWTDAAVRRYVRDAGDQLERLHILTRSDCTTRNVRKAERLRRAYDELEFRIDELAEAEQMDAMRPDLDGNQIMQILGIKPGREVGEAYQFLLGRRIEEGPLDPERAEAELKQWWKNRHE
- a CDS encoding type II toxin-antitoxin system RelE/ParE family toxin codes for the protein MRYRVVYSRQAQQHLDDIFVWIADQSRSSEVAEHFVLAISGFCDGLTDFPYRGNARDDLLPGLRTIGFRRRVIIAFIVTETTVEIFGVYYGGRDYETLIQQFTGPNT
- a CDS encoding type II toxin-antitoxin system ParD family antitoxin, with amino-acid sequence MASTQQLNITLPGDLADAVKQRVASGEYANESEVLQEGLQELLDRDAAVEQWLRTEVVASVQEMRADPSRWISSEDMRAHLLTLRAKYDSEHLT